The following nucleotide sequence is from Streptomyces pactum.
TGGCGCGGGGAGTCCGTGCCCTACACCGGCGAACCGTTCGTCCTGCGGGACCGGTTCGTCCGCGAGCGCCACGTCCCGGTGGGGGAGGCGCTGCGCCGGTCGCTGCCCCGGGCCGTCGGCTGGCTGGCGGGCCGGGACGACCTGCCGGTGCGGGCCGGCACCCTCGGCGGACGGGCGGCGGTCGAGCGGCTGGCCTCGCTCACCGACCGGGGCCTCGACCCGGGCGTGCGCGCCTTCCTCACTCACTTCGCCGTCCGGGTGGGTGCCCGCCGCCTGGCCGACGCGGCGGACTGCCTGGCCGGCCTGGGGCTGACCGGCGCGGCCGAGGCGGCGGCCGGCCAGGCCCGTGCCCTGGGCGCGGTGCAGTACCCGCTGGTGGTGTCCGACGACCGGGCCGCGGCCGAGGCGCTGCGCCGGCTGGCCCCCGGCTACGACCGGCTCCACGACCGGCTCCGGCAGGCGCTGGCGACCGCGCCGTCGCCCGCGCCGCCTACCGGGGCGTGACCTTCGCCGGTGGCCCGGGGACGGCCTTCCCGACGGTGGCGCCGGGGGACGGGTGCCCGGCGTGCCGGCCGCGTCCGGCGCCCGCGGGCACCGGGCGCGGCGGCGGCCCGTCAGCCGAACCGCACGCTCTGCGCCCGGTACCTGCCCCAGGTGATGGCGGTGCGGGAGGGCACCACCTCGCTCACGCCGGAGCAGCCGTAGTTGTTGAACACCCGGGCGTCGGTGTCGGTGTCGTTGTCCACACCCAGGGCGGGTGTGTCGAAGTCGTAGCAGACCAGGTTGGTGGGGTCGGCGATCCGTCCGTGGCTGCCGTCGATCCGGTCGTAGACGAACGTGCCGGTGGCGGCCCGGGCGTCGAGGGCGGGACCGAGGGCCAGCGCGAGCGCGGCGGCGGTGGTCAGGGCCGCGCGGGTGGCGGTGATGAGTCCGGTCATGTCTGTCACCCCTTCCGGGCCCGCCGGGGGCCGGGCCCTGCTGCGCAGGATCGCCCCCGGCAGAACACCGGTGAAGCCCCCGGCACCCGCTGCCACCCGCACGGAGGACGCGCCGCTTGCCTGTTCCGGCGCGGAGCACGGCGCCCGTCCGCCGCGGACAACCGGCGCCCGGCCGCCACGGATACGGACGGCGGGGGCCCGGTCCGGTGACGCCTCGGCGGGGCGCGTGCGCCCGGCGCGGCGCGCCCCCGCCCGCCCCCGGGGGCGCCGGACCGCGGCGGCGGGCTCCCGAGGGGAGCCCGCCGCCGGGCGCGTATCGGTGGGTCGACCGATGTGCCGGGCGCGGCGGCGCGGCCATAGTCCTGGACAGGACGAACGCGGGTGGCCGTGGTGCCCCCGCACCTGCGAAAGGACCTTGCTGTGGACACGTATGCGGACCTGGTGTTTCTCGACGGCCGGGTGGTGACCGTCGACGCCGAGTTCTCCGTCGCCTCGGCCCTGGCGGTGACCGGCGGCATCATCAGCGCCGTCGGCGGGCGGGACGACGTGGCGCCGCTCATCGGGCCCGCCACCCGCGTCGTGAACCTGCGGGGGGCGACGCTGCTCCCCGGTATCAACGACTCCCACCTGCACGGGTGCGCCTTCGGCATGGCGACGCCGCCGCTCTCCCTGGAGGTCGGCCACCCGGCCGTGTCCTCCCTCGCGGACGTGGCCGAGGCGGTCCGGGAGGCCGCCGGCCGGGTTCCGCGCGGGCAGTGGATCACCGGCCACGGCTGGGACACCGGTTACCTCGCCGAGTGCCTCGCCGACCCGTCGCGGCTGCCCTCGCGGCACGACCTCGACGCCGTGAGCCCGGACCACCCCGTCGTGCTGTACTCCTTCTCCGGTCACGCCACCTGGGTCAACTCCAAGGCGCTGGAGCTCATCGGGGTGGACCGGGACACCGTCGCGCCGCCCGGCGGGGCCATCGTCACGGACGAGGCGGGGGCGCCCACCGGGCTGCTCCACGAGGGGGCGCAGGCGCTCGTCCAGAACGCGCTCCCGCCGCTCAGCCGGCAGGAGCGGACCGACGCGGTCCGGTCGGCCCTGGCCACCCTCGCCCGGCTCGGCGTGACCAGCTACACCGAGCCCGGGCTCGGCCCCGGCGGCGACGGCATCATGCGGGGCGCTCTCGGCACGGAGACCCTGGAGGTCTACCGCCGGCTGCTGGCCGACGGCGAACTGACCGCCCGCGTCGGGGTGCTGCTGCTGCCCACCGGCATGGCGAGCACCGCCGAGGAGTTCGGCCGTACCCTCGACGCCCTCGGCAAGCCCGGCGACGCCGACCCGCGCCGCCTCGCCATCCTCGGGGTCAAGATCTTCGCCGACGGCATCGTGCCGAACAAGACGGCCTGGATGCACGAGCCGTACGTCGGCGGCGGCTGCGGCTCGCTGTGCGTGGGCGGCGCGACCGACGCCGAGCGGACGGCCGAGATCGGCGCCATGATCCGGCACGCCCACGCCGCCGGCTACCAGCTGGGCATCCACGTCACCGGCGACCGCGCCGCCGACACCGTGGTGGACGCCTTCGCCGCGGCGGTGGCCGAGCACCCGCGGCCGGACGCCCGCCACTACGTCATCCACGGCGACTTCCTCACCGCGCACAGCATGAAGGTGCTCGCCGAGCACGGCTACGGGGTCAACATGAACCCCACCATCAAGTGGACCGTCGCCGACATGGAGGAGGACTTCGTCGGCGCCGAGCGGGCCGCGTACGCCTGGCCCTACCGCGACGCGCTCGACGCGGGGGTGCGGGTGGCGAGCGGGTCCGACGCCCCGGTCACCCACCCGGACTGGCGGCAGGGTTTGGCCACCATGGTGCTGCGCGAGTCGAAGGCCGCCGGCCGGGTCAGCGGGCCCGAGCAGCGCATCAGCCTGGCGGAGGCGATCCGTACCTACACCATCGACGCGGCCTGGCAGGACTTCGCCGACGACTGGAAGGGTTCCCTGGAGCCCGGCAAGGTCGCCGACCTCTGCGTGCTCGACGGCGACCTGCTCGACGCCGACCCGCACGACATACCGGGGATGCCCGTGGTGCTCACCGTCGTGGACGGGAAGGTCGTGCACGACACCCTCGGCATTTGACGTATTCCGGGCGCGTGATCATCCTGGAGGGATGGCAGCGGAGCGGAGCACGGCGGACATCCTGGACGCGGCCGTCCACGTCCGCGAGGCCGCCCGGAGTGCCACCCGCGGCGCCGCCGGGGTCGACGCGGTCCTGACGGCGCTGTCCGAGGTGGTCGAGTACGACCACGCCTCGCTGGCCCGGTGGGACCCGCTGCGGCGGCGTCACACCACCCTGGCCGGGAGCTACCCGGACGACGCCACGGAGTACATCGAGACCCGGCTCCACCACGACCCGGTGTTTCCGGTGCTCCGCACCCCGGCGGGGGGCGGCCTGTGGCTGCGGGACGTTCCCCGGCCGCTGCTGGCGGCCTCCCCGGGGTTCCGGGAGGTGCTGAGCCCGCTCGGGATCGAGGACGGCGTGGCCCAGTGCCTGTTCGCCGCCGACGGCCGGTACGTCGGCATGCTGAACGTCAGCACCCGCCGGCCGCGGCGCACGCCCGACCCGGCGCGCGCCGTGGTCACCCTGCTCACCGACGCCCTCGCCGCAGCCGTCGATCCACGGACCGCCCCGGCGGACGCGGAGCCGGTCCGGGCCCGGCCCGCCGCCGGCCCCGCACCGGCCCGGCCGGCGGCGGCCCGCCGGGAGCCGGACGGCCCGCGGCCCGGCGGCCTGTCGCCACGGGAACTCCAGGTGCTGGCCGAGCTGACCACCGGCCGCACCAACCGGGAGATCGCCGCACGGCTGTACATCGCGCCGCGCACCGTGGGCACCCACATCGAACACATCCTCGCCAAGCTGGACCTGCCCAACCGCGCGGCCGCCGCCGCCCGGGCCGCAGCCTGGGGGATCGCGCCCCGAGACTGACGCGGGGTCCGGGGTGGCCGACAGGAAGTCGGCCACCCCGGACCCCGCGTCAGTGGTTCAGGGCGGCAGCGGACGGCGTCCGCCGCGGCGTCCGGAGACCCGCGGTACCGCACGGCATCCGCGGCACACGGGCTTGCTGGGGACCTCCGGGCGGAGCCGGCCTCAGCGCGCGGGCGGACCCGGAGGCCCGTCGGGGCCCGTCCAGTCGACAGCGGACAGGTGCTCGGCGAGGACCGGGCTCCCGGCCGGCGCCGGGGCCCCGGTGCCGCCGGAGGGGACGTCCTCCGGGGGCAGCAGCGGGCCCAGCGGTCCCAGATCGAGGTTGAGGTCCGAGCGCCGCAGCCCGTGCTGCCGGCAGAGGCTGTCCATCCGCTCCTCCAGCAGCATCAGGGTGCGGCCGATCCGCTCCTCCTGGTCCTCGGTGAGGCCACCGGATTCCGCCCGGCGGACCGCCTGCCGCTCCATCAGCTGCCGCAGCAGCTCCACCACGGTCAGCACCAGCCGCATCAGGTCGCGCTCCACGGTGTCCTGGTCCAGCTCCACGCGTCCGCTCACTTCTCCTCCCAGGGTGCGGGCACGGTGTCGTTCACCGAGCTGATCAGGGCCCGCAGATCGATCCGGACCAGGTCCACGTCGGCGATCCGCAGCGTGAGGTCGCCGGTGAGCACCACCCCGCCGGCCAGCAGCCGGTCCAGCAGGTCCACCAGGGCGATCCGCTGCTCGGGCAGGGCGCCGGTGCTCATGCGGTCCCCCCACCGCCGCCCGGGACCGGCGCGGCGGCCGGCGGGTCGTCGTCGGGCGAGAGGAAGGAGTACGGGGCCCAGGGCCCGGTGAGTTCCAGCCGGACGGCCGGGAGCCGGCCGCCCAGGTCCCGTACGCGGGCGGCGAAGGACTCGCCGGCGGCGCCGGGCACCAGGAAGGCCGCGTTGAGGACGTTGGGCTCGGCCACCCCGGAGAGCCGGGTGTTCTGCGGGGCGTGCAGCCGGGTGTCGGCGGCCAGCGGCGTCAGCTCCTCGTAGACCTGCCGCGCACCGTCCCGGGCGAGCTGCCACCGCTCGTCACGCGCCCGGCGCTCGGCGCTCCGCCGGCGCAGATAGGCCCGTCCGGACCCCGCCCCGTCCGTACCACCGGCCGCCCCCGGGCCGCCGGCCGGAACCGCGGCGGCGGGCGGGGGAGTGGCCGCGGCGTACACCTTGACGCCCCATTCGAGGTGGCCGTCCAGCCGGTCCAGGGCCTCGGTGAAGCGGTCCCGGCCGGCTTCCAGCAGATTCCGCACCCCCGGCTCGTCGTGGCAGACGGTGGCCAGCCGCAGCGGGATGACGCAGCCGGCCGTCCGGGTCGCGGCGTCCACCACCCGGTGGTGCGCGCGGGCCACGTCCGCCAGCCAGTCCAGGTCCTCCAGCCGGGCGCGCAGCGGCGCCTCGGCGAACTCGGCGGCCGGCACCGGGCCGGTCAGGGCGGTGAGGCCGGCGTGCCGGACGGTGTCCACCGGGCCGCCCGCCACCCCGTGCAGGTCCCCGGGCAGGGCGGGCGCGGGCCGTCCGTCACGGGTGACGGCGTAGACGTACCGCAGCTCCTGGCGTGGTCGGTCCATGGTGGTCACCGGGTTTCGTCCTCCTTCGCGGGACGGTCGCCGCCGGCCTGTGCCCCGGCGGCCTCCAGTTCGGCGAGCCGGGCCCGCAGCCGCGCGTTCTCGGCGTCCAGGGCGCGCCGCCCGGCGCGGGAGGAGAGCGACGGGTCGTCCTCCCACCAGTCGATGCCCATCTCCTTGGCCCGTTCCACGGAGGCCACGACGAGCCGCAGCTTGATGGTGAGCAGTTCGATGTCGAGCAGGTTGATGCGGATGTCGCCGGCGATGACGACTCCCTTGTCCAGCACCCGCTCCAGGATGTCGGCGAGGTTGGAGCCCCCCGCCGGCTCCAGCCCGCCGGGGCGGGCCGGAGCGGCGGGGCGCGGCGCGGCGGGGGCGGTCAGCGGATCTCTTGCGTCCATGCGTGCGCCTCCTCCAGGCGGTCGAGCAGCAGATCCTCCTGCCGCTCGAACTCGGTTTCGTCGATCAGCCCGTCGTCGAGCCGCCGTTCCAGTTCGGCCAGCTCCCGCCGGACCCGCGCCGGGTCGTAGTACTCCCGCTCCGCCTGGGTCACCACCTGGCGCAGCACCCAGCCGACGAACGAGAGGATCACGGTTCGACGAAGCTGTACGGCGGCAGCGGCCCGTTCAGCCGCAGGTCCAGCCGCGGGTGCTCGCGCCGGAGCCGGTCCACCGCCTCGGCCACCGCCGCCCCGCCCTCCCGGGGCACCAGCAGGGAGAGGTTGACGAACCAGCCGCCGCTCTCCGGCCCGGGCCGGTGCTCCTCGGCCAGCGGGGTGAGGGCCTCGGTGACCAGCTCGGCGTCGACCTTCTCGCGGTCCTGCACGGCCCGGGCGACCCGCTCGCCGGTCTGCAGCCGGGACTCGTAGCTGCCGCCGCCGGCCGAACGGTTGGCCGCGGCCATCTCCCGCAGCCCCGGCTCCTCGTCCAGCAGCTGGCGCAGCAGCACCTGCTCGTGGTGGACCGCCTTGACGTTGTACTCGCTGCGGCCGTCCAGCCGCCGCAGCCGGTCGCGGTAGTCCGCGGCGCGGGCGGTGAGCACCTCGCGGACCTGCGACTCGTCGGGCGAGACGCTGCCGAAGCGCATCGGCAGCACGGTGCACACCTTGCCGACCTCGGTGAGCACCCGCTGATGGGCCATCAGGTCACGGCGGCGCGGGCGGATGCCCTCCGGGCAGTCGCTGACCAGCGCGGTCAGCTCCCCGGCCCGGACCCCGCGCACCGGGCGGGGCGGGTCGCCGACACCTTCCAGCCGGTCCGGAAGCGGTGGCTGGCCGCCGGGCACGATGCCGTAGACGTAGGTTTTCACGCGTCCTCCCCCGACTTCTTCGCCGCGGTCCGGCGGCTGCCGGAGCGGCTCTCGCCCTCATCCGATCCGGCGGCCGGCTCCGGTTGCTGCTCCCGGCCGCCGCGCAGCGTCTCGCTCAGGCCGCGCGCCGCCTGGGAGACGGCCTGCCCGGCGCCCGAGAGCGCGCCCTTGGTCTTGCTCCGCGCGCCGCTCTCGGTCGCGCCGTTCACCAGCTCCGGCAGCCCGGCCGACTTGTGCGGTCCGGACTCCAGGTCCAGGCGGTTGCACGCCTCGGCGAAGCGCAGATACGTGTCGACGCTCGCCACCACCACCCGTACGTCGATCTTGAGGATCTCGATGCCGACCAGGGAGACGCGGATGAACGCGTCGATCACCAGGCCGCGGTCGAGAACGAGTTCCAGCACGTCGTAGAGGCCGCTGCTGCCGCCTCCGCCGCCGGTACGTTCCGCGGGAACAACCGTCATGTCGGTGTCTCATTCCTCTCCGGACCGGTCATGCCACTCAGTGGCGGTCGCCGCGGGCGCGTTCGTAGCGCCGGACGCGGCGGTAACCGGTCAGCATTCCGTCGTGGTCGAGGGAGATCTCGTAGAGCGCCAGGAGACTCATCGTCTCCGGCACCCGGGCCACTTCCACCACCTCCACCTCCAGCAGCCAGCCCTCGTCGGCCCGTTCGAAACGGGTCACCGACTCGGGCCGCAGTCCGGTCAGTTCGGTGAGCTGCTCGCATCCCGAGCGCAGCAGCGCCACCGGGGACGAGCCGCCCTTCGGCGGCGTGTCGTCGGTCTCATTTGGTGTGTTTGTCATATCTGCCTCGGTAATCCGGCTACCCGCGATTCGGCGCTCAAACGGAAATCCCGGGAAAAGGTGCCGATGAGGCCGCCGGAAGGTGGTCGACGGGACCCGGCCGGGAGCCCGGTCCCGAGACGGTCGGGGGCCGGTGCCGAGTCGGGCGGGCCCGGCCGGGCGGCGCCGCGGGGTGTGCGGGGTGGTCGGTCATGGGGCGGGGCGCAGGTGCGTACGGCGGGCGGGTCCGGGGCGAGGGCGGGCCGGGGACCCGGGGCGGCCCTGGGGAGTCGGGTGCGGGCCCGTGGGTGCAGGCCTGGGGGTGCCGGGTGCGGGCCCGGGTGGGGTGATCCGCCGGCGCCGGGTGGGCCGGGCACCGCCGGGCGGGGTCCTGGTGCGGCCGGGGCGGCGGGCGGGGGCGACGGTGGTCCGGGGTGGCGATTCCGGGTGGGGCGGACGTCCCGGCGCGACCGGGAGGCGGAGCAGGTGACCTGGTGCGATCCGGGAGCGGGCCGGCCTCGGGCCGCCGCGTCTGCCCGGCCGCCTGGGCCGGGCCCCGGACCCCGGCGCTCCGGTGGCCTTCGGGGCGGCGGAGTCACCGCTTCCGGGTGATGTCCCTGCTCCGCGGCCCGGCCGGTATAGCTGCATATCGCATGTCGGCCAACGGAATAACCCAGCCAATCCGCAGATGGCCCGCTAAAAGCCGGTTGGCATCAGCGAGTTCAGTCATATAGTCATACCCGCAACTCCGCGATCACCGGGGTCTACGGGCGTCGTGGTGCGGTTTTCCCCTCCGCGACGCGTTCCGTGACCCCCGCACAAGGCGCCATCAGCACGGCTCGATCGAGTGCACATCAGCCTTCACCCCTTCGTCGCAGGAGAATTCACATGTCTGACTCCGTACGCAGTGACGCCTTCGACCTCCAGGACCTGGAGCTGGACCTCGGTGACCTGACCGTCACCTCGATGCGCGACACCGCCGCGCTCCCCGAGGGCGGCGCCTCGTGGGGCAGCTGTTCCTGCCAGGGCTCCTCGTCCTGCACGCAGCCGCAGCCGCAGACCGACTCGCTCAACGTGGGCTGACCGCGGACGCCCGGCAGGGCGTCCGCGGCAGGCCGACGCCCGTCCCGGGCCGCCCCCCGCACGGTGGGCGGCCCGGGACGGGCACCACCACACGACGGGACGGGATGACGCATGCGGCACTCCGTGAGCACCGGCCACGACCCCGGGTACCGGGTGCGGTCGGCACCGTACGCGCTGGTGCGGGCGACCGTGCTCACCTACCCGGCGCAGAGTCCGGCCGGCGCGGACCTCCGCGCGGTGCTCGCCCGACTCGCCGACGTCGAGCGGGAGTCGGCCGCCCTCGTCCCGGCGCTCGGCGACGACCTGTACGCCAGCCGGTCCGGTCACCCGCCCGCCTTCCACCGCGACGTCGTGCTGCCGCTGCGCCGCGCCCTGCACAACGGCCGCGAACCCCGGCCCGCCGTCCTCGCCGCACTCGGCGACCTGCCCCGGCGGCTGCCCCGGCTGGCCCGCTGGCTCACGCTCCACGACCGCCGCCGTGCCCTCCTGGAGACCCTGGACCGCACCGCCGGCCCCGCGCTGGACGCCGAACGCGCCGCCCTGGCCGCCCTCTGCCGGGAGCCCGCCCTCGCCCGCGCCACCGCGCTCACCAGCGCCGACCTGCTCCGGGCCGTGCAACGGGCCGGCGACGGCACCGCGGACCGCCGGACGCGGAAGGAAGAGCCCAACGTCCTGCGCTACGCCCTGCGCGCCAGCACCAAGACCAGCCCCCTGTCGTGGTTCACCGCGGTCGGCTGGGGCCCGCTGCCCGAACCGCCGGACGGGCGCCCGCTCCGGCGGGACTGGGGCGACCCCGGCCCGCTGGACGGCCCGCTGCACACCCGGGTCACCGTCAACCGCACCCTCACCAGCGCGCTCACCGCCGCCCTGCTGGACGCCCCGCACCGCCGCGTAGGGCTGCCGCACCGCGTCACCAGCACCGCGCGGGTCACCGGCGACCGGGTCACCTACTCCCGCAGCCGGACCGTCTTCGCCGGGGGCCGCTACCTGGTCACCGAGGAGGACGAGGCGGAGCTGGCCAACACCGGACCGCTGGGCCTGGTGACCGCCCGCGCCCTGCACCCGGTCACCCGGGAGGAGCTGGCCGGCCACCTCGCCGCCGCCCTGTCCGGCGCCGGAGCCGGCGACGGCCGGGCCGCGGCCGAGGCCTTCCTGGAACGCCTGTGCCGGGCCGGCCTGCTGGTGCCCACCGAACCGGTGCCGCCGCAGGACGACGACCCGCTGGGCCGGCTCACGGACTGGCTGCGCGGCCTCGCCGCCCCGGCCGGTGCCGAGCACCGGGGCCCGGCCGGCGCCGAGGAGCAGGGCCCGGCCGGTGCCGCGGACGGGGAGCAGCCCGGCGCCGAGGTCCGGGAACCGGCCGGTGCCGAGGACCGGGACCTGGCTGACCGCATCGACGCCGTCGCCCGGCTCACCGCCGGGTTCGGGCCGGCCACCGCCGCCGAGCGGCCCGCCCGCGTCAGCACCCTGGTACGGCACTGGACCGAGCTGCTCGCCGCCGCCGGCCGGCCCGTACCGCCCGGCGCCGCGCCCCTGAACGTGCTCTCCGAGGACGTCGTCGCGCCCCGCCCGGCTCGGCTCGACGGCTTCCTCGACGGCGCCGACCACGAAGCCCTCGCCGAGGTCACCGCGCTCGCCGAACTCTTCGACCTCGGCCACCTGGTGCGCCGCGCCGCCCGCGACCGCTTCGTCCGGCGGTACGGCAGCGGCGGCAGCTGCGCCCACCCGTGGGAGTTCGGCCCGGAGACGGCCGCCGCCTGGCAGGACGCCGCCCGGATCGCGGCCCTCGACCCCGCGGACCGGGCCGCCTTCCCCACCGGCGCGGAGGAGTTCGCCGCCCTCCGTGGCGAACTGGCCGACCGGGTCCGCGCGGCGGGCGCCGGACGGGACACCGCCGACACCGACGTGGTGCTCCCCGGCGACCTCGTCAAAGGCCTGGGCGAACGGTTGCCCCGCTGGGCGGTGGCCCGCCCGGCCGGCTACGCCTGCTTCCTCCAGCGCGACCCCGCCGCCGGGCTGCTGTGCGTCAACCGCGTCTACGGCGGCTGGGGCCGGTTCACCAGCCGGTTCCTGGACCTCCTCGACCCGCGCGCGGCCGAGGCGGTCTCCCGGCAGATCCACGACGCGCTGGGCCCCGGTGCCCGCCCCGCACAGCTCCGGCCGGTCGGCGGGTTCAACGCCAACCTCCACCCGCTCCTGGTCCCCGACGAGATCGGCCCCGACCGCCGCTGGGCCCCGATCGGCGAACCGGACCTGGAACTCGCCCACGACGAGGCCGCCGACCAGCTGCGGCTGCGGCTGCGCGGCACCGGCGAACCGCTCGACGTCCTCTACCCGGGCTTCCTCGCCCCGGTGATGCTGCCCCGCCGGATCGCCGCCCACCTGAGCGACCTGCCGCACGGAATGGTGGACTTCCAGCCGCTGGTCCCCCGCCACCCGCTGACGGCCCCCGGCGGCCGGGTAATCGTTACGCCCCGGCTGCGCCACCGCCACGTGGTCCTGCTCCGCCGCCGCTGGCTGCTGCCCCCCGGCGTCCTCGCCGCGTTCGTCGCGGACCTCACCGCCGGGCCCGAGGTGCCGGCCGCGGCGGTGGCCCGCTGGCGGGCGCTGCTCGACCTCCCCGAGCAGGTCTTCCTGCACCCGGTCGCCGCCGCGCCCACCGGACGCCCCGCCGAGGACTTCCTGACCCGGCTCGCCCGCCCCAAGCCGCAGTTCGTGGACCTCGGCAACGCCCTGCACCTGCGCTGCCTGGCCAAGTGGCTGGCCCGCCACCCGGACGGCGCGGCACTGGAGGAGGCGCTGCCGGCACCCGGCGGGGCCGCCGCCCCGGCCCGGGCCGTGGAACTCGTCCTGGAGACCTACCGCGCCGCACGGCCGTCCTGACCCGCCACCGAAAGAGCCGAGGGAACCGATCGTGCCAGGAGTCCACCCCGCCGACGCCGCCTGCCGCGACGTGGTCGTGTACTACCACCAGCCGGTCAAGGCACCGCTGCTGCGCGAGGCGCTGCTGCCGCTCGCCGCGGCCGGCGACGCGCAGGGACTGACCGCCCACGTCGAACGGCACTGGCTGCACGGCCCGCACCTGCGGCTGCGCCTGTCCGGCCCGGCCGAACGGCTCGACCCGGCCGCGGCCGCCGCCGAGGCCGCGCTGCGCGCCTGGGTCCACGACCACCCCTCGCACAGCGGCCTCACCGAGGCCGAACTCCTCGACCGGGCCGCCCAGGCCGGCCGCGCCGAGCTGGTCCCCCCGCCCCACGGCCCGATCGTGCCGGACAACACCGTCCGCACCGAACCCGTGGACCGCACCGCGCTGCGCGAGCTCCTCGGCACCGGCGGCCTGGAGCTCCGCGACGACCTGCTGCGCACCGGACTGCCCGCGCTGCGGGCCGGCACCGCCTTCCTCGGCGACCACGGCGACACCGCCCGGGCCCGCGTCCAGCTCGCCGTCACCGCGCTCGCCGCTCACGCCGCGGCACACCCCGGCGGGCTCGCCGGCGGCCACTACTCCTACGTCTCCCACCTGGAGGACTTCCTCGTCCACGACGACCCGGACGGCAGGCTGCGGGCCGCGTTCGACCGCCGCTGGGACAGCGGCGGCGAGGCGGTCACCGCCCTGGTCGGCCGGATCGCCGGGGGCGGGGCACGAGGCTGGGAACGGGAGTGGGCCCACTGGTCGGCCGCCGCCTGGCGGCTGGCGCACGCCCGGCACGCGGCCGGTACCGAACTGCACGGCTCCCCGGGCGCCTACCGGGACCGGGCGGCCGCCACCGGCGACGCCGCGGCGCTGGAGCGCTGGGACGCCGAAGCCCGCACCCGCTACAGCGAGTTCCACCGGCTGCTGGCCCGCTCCGACCCGGCCGGCACCATGTGGCAGCGGCCCGACTACCTGGTCTACCGGGCCTGCACCAACGGCCTGTACCGGCTGCTGACCCTCTGCGACGTCCCGCCGCTGGAACGCTACCTCGCCGCCCACCTGGTCATCCGCGCCGTACCCCGGCTCACCGGCTGCGACTGGCGGGCCGAACTCACCGCGGCGATCGCGACGGCGGAGGGCGGCGCGTGACCGCCGGCGCCGACCGGGCCCCGGCGGCCGGGGCGGACCGGGCCCGCACCCGAGCACGCCCCGGCCCCCGACCGGGGCACCGCCCCCGTCCCCGGGCCTGCTCCCGCCCCGGCTCCTGAACCGGTCACCACCCCGGCCCCCGCACCCGAACCCGCCCCGGAGCCCGTCGCCGACCGGTGGCGGCTGCGGCCGGGCGTCGCCGTCACCCCGCTGCGCGACGGCCTCCACCTGCGCGGCCGGCGCGGCAGCATCACCCTGGAGGGCAGCCCGGCGCTGCCGGCGCTGTGGCGGCTGCTCCAGGAGCCGCTGCGCACCGGTGAGTGGACCGGCCCGGTGTCGCAGGCGGCGCCCGGAACGCCCCTGCGCACCGCACTGGACACCCTCCTCGGCCATCTCCACGCCCACGACCTGCTGGTCGCGGCGGACCCCGGCCCGGGCCCCGCCTGGATCGCCGCCACCGCCGACCACCCCCGCCGAGGCGACCGCCGTGCTCGCGGCCACCCCGGTCACGGTGCTGACCGGGGCCGCCGCCGGCCCGCTCGCCGACGCCGCCGCCCGGGCGCTGCGCGCCGCCGGGGCCACGGTCTCCCGCGCCGGAAGCCGGGACCTGCCCGCCGGCGCGGTCCTGCTGCGCACCGGTGCCGCCGGCCGCCGGCTCGCCGTCGCCGCCGGGGAGAGCCGGGACGGCGGCTACGTCACCGCCCCGGGCGGCCCGGCGCAGGCGGGCGCGGACGCCGCCGCCCTCGCCGCGCGGCTCGGCGCCGGCCCGCCGGCCGCGCCTGCGCCCGCCACCACCGCACTGCTCGCCGGGGCCGCGGCCCAGCGCCTGCTGTGCGCGGCCGGCGGCCTGCCCGACCCCGCCGGGGAGGGCGACGACCCGCGGCTGCTGCCCGGCCTGCCGGCCGTCCTGGTGGCCACCGCCCGGCCGCCGCGGGCCGATTACCGCAGCTGGCTCGGCCCGGACCGGCTGGACGCGGACCGCCGCGCGCGCCTCGGCCCGGCCGGCGGTCTCGCCACCGCACTCGCCCGCACCGCCGCCCTCACCGACGAACGGACCGGGGCGCTGCCCGCACCGGCGCCCGGTACCCTGTGCCAGCTGCCGGTGCCGCTCGCCGCCTGCCCGCTGCCCGGCACCACCGTGCTCGCCGGCGCGCCGCGCACCGACCTGGCCCGCCTCGACGCGTTCTGCCGCGCCTGCGAGGTGCGGCTGGGCCCCGGGGCCGTG
It contains:
- a CDS encoding amidohydrolase; its protein translation is MDTYADLVFLDGRVVTVDAEFSVASALAVTGGIISAVGGRDDVAPLIGPATRVVNLRGATLLPGINDSHLHGCAFGMATPPLSLEVGHPAVSSLADVAEAVREAAGRVPRGQWITGHGWDTGYLAECLADPSRLPSRHDLDAVSPDHPVVLYSFSGHATWVNSKALELIGVDRDTVAPPGGAIVTDEAGAPTGLLHEGAQALVQNALPPLSRQERTDAVRSALATLARLGVTSYTEPGLGPGGDGIMRGALGTETLEVYRRLLADGELTARVGVLLLPTGMASTAEEFGRTLDALGKPGDADPRRLAILGVKIFADGIVPNKTAWMHEPYVGGGCGSLCVGGATDAERTAEIGAMIRHAHAAGYQLGIHVTGDRAADTVVDAFAAAVAEHPRPDARHYVIHGDFLTAHSMKVLAEHGYGVNMNPTIKWTVADMEEDFVGAERAAYAWPYRDALDAGVRVASGSDAPVTHPDWRQGLATMVLRESKAAGRVSGPEQRISLAEAIRTYTIDAAWQDFADDWKGSLEPGKVADLCVLDGDLLDADPHDIPGMPVVLTVVDGKVVHDTLGI
- a CDS encoding helix-turn-helix transcriptional regulator, coding for MAAERSTADILDAAVHVREAARSATRGAAGVDAVLTALSEVVEYDHASLARWDPLRRRHTTLAGSYPDDATEYIETRLHHDPVFPVLRTPAGGGLWLRDVPRPLLAASPGFREVLSPLGIEDGVAQCLFAADGRYVGMLNVSTRRPRRTPDPARAVVTLLTDALAAAVDPRTAPADAEPVRARPAAGPAPARPAAARREPDGPRPGGLSPRELQVLAELTTGRTNREIAARLYIAPRTVGTHIEHILAKLDLPNRAAAAARAAAWGIAPRD
- a CDS encoding GvpL/GvpF family gas vesicle protein; the protein is MDRPRQELRYVYAVTRDGRPAPALPGDLHGVAGGPVDTVRHAGLTALTGPVPAAEFAEAPLRARLEDLDWLADVARAHHRVVDAATRTAGCVIPLRLATVCHDEPGVRNLLEAGRDRFTEALDRLDGHLEWGVKVYAAATPPPAAAVPAGGPGAAGGTDGAGSGRAYLRRRSAERRARDERWQLARDGARQVYEELTPLAADTRLHAPQNTRLSGVAEPNVLNAAFLVPGAAGESFAARVRDLGGRLPAVRLELTGPWAPYSFLSPDDDPPAAAPVPGGGGGTA
- a CDS encoding GvpL/GvpF family gas vesicle protein, with the protein product MKTYVYGIVPGGQPPLPDRLEGVGDPPRPVRGVRAGELTALVSDCPEGIRPRRRDLMAHQRVLTEVGKVCTVLPMRFGSVSPDESQVREVLTARAADYRDRLRRLDGRSEYNVKAVHHEQVLLRQLLDEEPGLREMAAANRSAGGGSYESRLQTGERVARAVQDREKVDAELVTEALTPLAEEHRPGPESGGWFVNLSLLVPREGGAAVAEAVDRLRREHPRLDLRLNGPLPPYSFVEP
- a CDS encoding gas vesicle protein yields the protein MSTGALPEQRIALVDLLDRLLAGGVVLTGDLTLRIADVDLVRIDLRALISSVNDTVPAPWEEK
- a CDS encoding gas vesicle protein GvpG; this translates as MILSFVGWVLRQVVTQAEREYYDPARVRRELAELERRLDDGLIDETEFERQEDLLLDRLEEAHAWTQEIR
- a CDS encoding gas vesicle protein, whose translation is MDARDPLTAPAAPRPAAPARPGGLEPAGGSNLADILERVLDKGVVIAGDIRINLLDIELLTIKLRLVVASVERAKEMGIDWWEDDPSLSSRAGRRALDAENARLRARLAELEAAGAQAGGDRPAKEDETR
- a CDS encoding gas vesicle protein K; protein product: MSGRVELDQDTVERDLMRLVLTVVELLRQLMERQAVRRAESGGLTEDQEERIGRTLMLLEERMDSLCRQHGLRRSDLNLDLGPLGPLLPPEDVPSGGTGAPAPAGSPVLAEHLSAVDWTGPDGPPGPPAR